The following coding sequences are from one Natrarchaeobaculum sulfurireducens window:
- a CDS encoding MaoC family dehydratase, with the protein MQYYEDVEIGDTNEFGAYEVTGEEIVEFADQYDPQPFHTDEEAASESAFGELVASGWHTASICMRLLVEGALEEQAAMGARGVDELRWRRPVTPGDVLSVRTEVLDKRVSESDPRRGYVDTLLEGRNQNDAVVISWIGLGMIERRDPET; encoded by the coding sequence ATGCAGTACTACGAAGACGTCGAGATCGGCGATACGAATGAGTTCGGTGCGTACGAGGTCACGGGTGAGGAAATCGTCGAGTTCGCCGACCAGTACGACCCTCAGCCGTTTCACACCGACGAGGAGGCTGCCTCGGAGTCCGCGTTCGGCGAACTGGTCGCCTCGGGCTGGCATACGGCCTCGATCTGCATGCGGCTGCTCGTCGAGGGGGCGCTCGAGGAGCAGGCCGCGATGGGTGCCCGCGGCGTCGACGAACTCCGCTGGAGACGCCCCGTCACGCCTGGCGACGTCCTCTCGGTCCGGACGGAGGTACTCGACAAGCGCGTTTCCGAGAGCGATCCCCGGCGAGGCTACGTCGACACCCTGCTCGAGGGTCGAAACCAGAACGATGCGGTCGTCATCTCCTGGATCGGGCTGGGAATGATCGAGCGGCGGGATCCAGAAACGTAG
- a CDS encoding 2Fe-2S iron-sulfur cluster-binding protein, which yields MPTIEFRGRQIECERSRLLRNVLLEADESPHNGRANLFNCRGHGTCGTCAVAIDGAVSEPTTIERRRLSVPPHDPESGLRLSCQTRVEGDLEVRKYDGFWGQRVPEKSADDANEPAEAVDEQ from the coding sequence ATGCCAACGATCGAGTTTCGAGGCCGCCAGATCGAGTGTGAGCGCAGCCGCCTGCTTCGGAACGTCCTGCTCGAGGCCGACGAGTCACCCCACAACGGCCGGGCAAATCTGTTCAACTGTCGCGGGCACGGAACCTGCGGAACCTGTGCGGTTGCGATCGACGGGGCGGTAAGCGAGCCGACGACGATCGAGCGCCGACGACTCTCCGTCCCGCCGCACGACCCCGAGTCCGGACTTCGGCTGTCCTGTCAGACGCGGGTCGAGGGCGACCTCGAGGTCAGAAAGTACGACGGGTTCTGGGGACAGCGTGTGCCGGAGAAGTCGGCCGACGATGCGAACGAGCCAGCGGAGGCCGTCGACGAGCAGTGA
- the mce gene encoding methylmalonyl-CoA epimerase, translating into MHFDHAGIATEDARSLAALYEDLFGLEAVHEEEFDGMRVVFLEIGESYLELLEPLEEGTISRYLENNGAGIHHLALATDDIDGALERARAHDVTLIDEEPRPGAWGHTVAFLHPKDTGGILVEFVEH; encoded by the coding sequence ATGCACTTCGATCACGCCGGAATCGCGACCGAGGACGCCCGTAGCCTCGCCGCGCTCTACGAGGACCTGTTCGGCCTCGAGGCCGTCCACGAAGAAGAGTTCGACGGTATGCGCGTCGTCTTCCTCGAGATCGGTGAAAGCTATCTCGAACTGCTCGAACCGCTCGAGGAGGGGACCATCTCACGGTACCTCGAGAACAACGGTGCCGGCATCCACCACCTCGCGCTGGCGACCGACGATATCGACGGTGCGCTCGAGCGCGCTCGAGCGCACGACGTTACCCTGATCGACGAGGAGCCGCGACCGGGCGCGTGGGGACATACGGTGGCGTTCTTACATCCGAAAGACACCGGCGGCATCTTAGTCGAGTTCGTCGAACACTGA
- a CDS encoding thiamine-phosphate synthase family protein, whose protein sequence is MSLVLPDELVVDRFLPTVRAMLAERLAECGLTQQEIADHLGVTQAAVSAYVGGDGGGDDRFRDDPETVASVDRIADGLASGEMDGYDALAELVLLVHSLEDRGPICELHEEAMPALRGLGCDLCVRGLDADVRAERDVLSAVRVAARTLATLPGMAAIVPNVGTNVGMALPGADNVTDVAAIPGRIYTMGGRIEIPANPEFGASKHVATAVLAASGVDPAIRGAINVATDDAVLEAARERGFDVLEFDADYEDRGAHLRRRFDEHGTVPPVAYHRGAFGIEPTTYVFGETAVDASTRVGELLETAAGLD, encoded by the coding sequence ATGTCACTCGTCCTCCCGGACGAACTCGTCGTCGACCGGTTTCTGCCGACGGTTCGTGCGATGCTCGCAGAGCGACTCGCCGAGTGCGGCCTGACCCAACAGGAGATCGCCGATCACCTCGGCGTGACCCAGGCGGCCGTCAGCGCGTACGTCGGCGGCGACGGCGGTGGCGACGACCGCTTTCGTGACGATCCTGAGACGGTCGCAAGCGTCGACCGAATCGCCGACGGACTCGCGAGCGGTGAGATGGACGGCTACGACGCACTCGCTGAACTGGTGTTGCTCGTCCACAGCCTCGAGGACCGCGGTCCGATCTGTGAACTTCACGAAGAAGCGATGCCAGCACTGCGTGGGCTGGGCTGTGACCTGTGCGTTCGCGGCCTCGATGCGGACGTCCGGGCCGAACGCGACGTTCTCTCGGCCGTCCGGGTGGCCGCCCGAACCCTCGCGACGCTGCCCGGCATGGCGGCGATCGTCCCCAACGTGGGCACGAACGTCGGGATGGCCCTTCCCGGAGCCGACAACGTAACCGACGTCGCTGCGATTCCCGGCCGCATTTACACGATGGGCGGACGCATCGAGATCCCCGCGAACCCCGAGTTCGGCGCCTCGAAACACGTCGCAACGGCCGTCCTCGCCGCCAGCGGCGTCGATCCGGCCATCCGCGGGGCGATCAACGTCGCCACCGACGACGCCGTACTCGAAGCCGCTCGAGAGCGCGGATTCGACGTCCTCGAGTTCGACGCCGACTACGAGGACCGAGGCGCCCACCTCAGGCGTCGGTTCGACGAGCACGGCACAGTCCCCCCGGTCGCCTATCACCGCGGCGCGTTCGGTATCGAACCGACGACCTACGTCTTCGGCGAGACCGCCGTCGACGCATCGACACGGGTCGGTGAGTTACTCGAGACCGCAGCAGGACTCGATTGA
- a CDS encoding DedA family protein, which translates to MLEATADLALSLADRYGVVVLLVAFVLEGALVGKLLPTRALLIAVVLAAGTSMLDYATVFAVAVLGATTGQLLLFLAVRHLEFDPASHERVPIGDRQVDRADRWLGRWGPAAVAVSNALPVTRGTMTVPTAMGRVPASRFATYSVVGSCCYVGALVAVTLGAASLLPPGLAETVLSV; encoded by the coding sequence ATGCTCGAGGCGACCGCGGATTTAGCGCTGTCGCTCGCCGACCGGTACGGCGTCGTCGTCCTCCTCGTCGCGTTCGTCCTCGAGGGTGCGCTGGTCGGAAAGCTCCTCCCGACGCGGGCCCTGTTGATTGCGGTCGTCCTCGCCGCCGGAACGTCGATGCTCGATTATGCGACCGTCTTCGCGGTCGCCGTCCTTGGTGCGACGACCGGTCAGTTGCTGTTGTTTCTCGCCGTACGCCACCTCGAGTTCGATCCGGCGAGCCACGAGCGGGTGCCGATCGGCGATCGGCAGGTCGACCGGGCCGACCGTTGGCTCGGCCGGTGGGGGCCGGCCGCCGTCGCAGTCAGCAACGCACTTCCCGTGACCCGAGGAACGATGACCGTCCCGACGGCGATGGGGCGGGTCCCCGCCTCGCGGTTCGCTACGTACTCGGTGGTCGGCTCGTGTTGTTACGTCGGCGCGCTCGTCGCGGTCACACTCGGGGCAGCGAGTCTGCTTCCGCCAGGTCTTGCCGAGACGGTCCTCTCGGTGTGA
- a CDS encoding redox-regulated ATPase YchF: MLSIALAGKPNAGKSTFYTAATMAEVDVANYPFTTIDANRGVSYVRTDCPCLEREERCTADDCEDGKRYVPIELLDVAGLVPGAHEGKGLGNQFLDELTNADVIVNVIDASGGTNEKGEPVDVGSHDPLEDIDFVEEEMDLWLAGIVEHNWESVERKSRSPEFDIDEVLADMLSGFGATPTQIATVLRDLEYPADPIQWTDDHREALARDVRQRTKPIVVAANKIDVAPDEHVDRLLELDKPVIPTTAEGELALRRAADADLADYDPGDETVGIGDGVSDAQREALEGLAERMADYGGTGVQEALNYAVYDLLEHITAYPVEDASKWSDGSGNVLPDAFLLPDGSTPVDLAYAVHSDIGDGYLHAVDAKSSREVSDSYELEEGDVIKIVSTN; encoded by the coding sequence ATGCTTTCGATTGCACTTGCCGGGAAGCCGAACGCCGGCAAGTCCACGTTCTATACGGCGGCGACGATGGCCGAGGTCGACGTCGCCAACTACCCGTTCACGACGATCGACGCCAACCGTGGCGTCAGCTACGTCCGAACGGACTGTCCCTGTCTCGAGCGCGAAGAACGCTGTACCGCCGACGACTGCGAGGACGGCAAACGCTACGTTCCGATCGAACTGCTCGACGTTGCCGGCCTGGTCCCCGGTGCCCACGAGGGGAAAGGGCTCGGCAATCAGTTCCTCGACGAACTGACGAACGCCGACGTGATCGTCAACGTGATCGACGCCTCCGGTGGGACCAACGAGAAAGGCGAACCCGTCGACGTCGGGAGCCACGACCCACTCGAGGACATCGACTTCGTCGAAGAGGAGATGGACCTCTGGCTCGCGGGCATCGTCGAGCACAACTGGGAGTCAGTCGAGCGAAAATCCCGCTCGCCAGAGTTCGATATCGACGAGGTGCTCGCAGACATGCTCTCGGGCTTTGGCGCCACGCCGACCCAGATCGCGACCGTCCTGCGGGACCTCGAGTATCCAGCCGATCCGATCCAGTGGACCGACGACCACCGCGAGGCGCTGGCACGAGACGTCCGCCAGCGGACGAAACCGATCGTCGTCGCGGCGAACAAGATCGACGTCGCCCCCGACGAACACGTCGACCGGCTGCTCGAACTCGATAAGCCCGTGATCCCGACGACGGCGGAGGGCGAACTCGCCCTGCGGCGTGCTGCCGACGCCGACCTCGCCGACTACGACCCCGGCGACGAGACCGTAGGAATCGGTGACGGCGTCAGCGACGCCCAGCGTGAGGCCCTCGAGGGGCTCGCCGAACGGATGGCCGACTACGGCGGCACTGGCGTTCAGGAAGCGCTCAACTACGCCGTCTACGACCTGCTCGAGCACATCACGGCCTACCCGGTCGAGGACGCCTCGAAGTGGTCCGACGGCAGCGGGAACGTCCTCCCCGATGCGTTTCTCCTGCCCGACGGTTCGACGCCGGTCGACCTCGCCTACGCCGTCCACTCCGACATCGGCGACGGCTATCTCCACGCTGTCGACGCCAAATCATCCCGAGAAGTGAGCGATAGCTACGAACTCGAGGAGGGTGACGTGATCAAGATCGTGAGTACGAACTGA
- a CDS encoding type II toxin-antitoxin system death-on-curing family toxin, with product MADSLWYPSVGDVLAIHDDIVSEYSDTHVGVQNRGDIEFALNYIERGSFGTSPETIHEKAFHLIRLLVANHPFVDANKRTALNTAVVFYFLNGYRFAYDAEIRTILK from the coding sequence ATGGCAGATTCGCTCTGGTATCCGTCAGTGGGCGACGTTCTCGCCATCCACGACGACATCGTATCAGAGTATTCCGACACGCACGTTGGCGTCCAGAATCGTGGAGATATCGAGTTTGCCCTGAACTACATCGAGCGTGGGAGTTTCGGAACGTCACCCGAGACAATCCACGAGAAGGCGTTTCACCTCATCCGGCTGTTGGTAGCGAACCATCCGTTTGTCGACGCTAACAAGCGTACCGCACTCAACACGGCAGTCGTGTTCTACTTTCTCAACGGGTATCGGTTCGCGTACGACGCCGAAATCAGGACGATCCTCAAATAG
- a CDS encoding DUF5786 family protein produces the protein MGFGSYDESEQQHQNRNTEDDEDAAVNVHQNDHDGSITVESDASTDDLLGQLQEIKDSKQDDE, from the coding sequence ATGGGTTTTGGTAGCTACGACGAATCCGAACAGCAACACCAGAACAGGAACACCGAGGACGACGAGGACGCCGCGGTGAACGTCCACCAGAACGACCACGACGGCTCGATCACCGTCGAGTCTGACGCGTCGACCGACGACCTGCTCGGGCAGCTTCAGGAGATCAAGGACTCGAAACAGGACGACGAGTAA
- a CDS encoding helix-turn-helix domain-containing protein, with amino-acid sequence MTTVVELDVPAGRLGLARTFDHVPAFGFQIGAIIGDAPPLVRVSGSDRQSIERSLEDDPSVDVLATVSVSADESTRSESTGPFWVFRLEFTGGLELFQRLVASADGAVLSARGREGIWSLQLLFHDRESVSTCYDLFERYEFDVEVTRLTGMDDLERVQTPLTQTQYETICTAHDLGYFDVPRAITLEELAAELDVSHQALSERLRRSQAALISAELSGGLDSSPIDP; translated from the coding sequence ATGACGACGGTCGTCGAACTCGACGTTCCCGCTGGCCGACTCGGTCTTGCGCGAACGTTCGACCACGTCCCGGCGTTCGGGTTTCAGATCGGGGCCATCATCGGCGACGCCCCCCCACTGGTTCGCGTGTCGGGCTCGGACCGACAGAGTATCGAGCGATCGCTCGAGGACGACCCCTCTGTCGACGTGCTCGCAACCGTCTCAGTCAGCGCCGACGAATCCACTCGGTCGGAATCGACGGGTCCGTTCTGGGTGTTCCGACTCGAGTTCACCGGTGGGCTCGAGCTGTTCCAGCGACTCGTCGCCAGCGCCGACGGAGCCGTCCTATCGGCTCGCGGCCGTGAAGGGATCTGGTCGCTCCAGTTGCTCTTTCACGACCGTGAGTCGGTGTCGACCTGCTACGACCTGTTCGAACGGTACGAGTTCGATGTCGAGGTGACCCGACTCACCGGGATGGACGACCTCGAGCGCGTCCAGACGCCGTTGACGCAAACGCAGTACGAAACGATCTGTACGGCACACGATCTGGGATACTTCGACGTTCCGCGTGCCATCACGCTCGAGGAGCTTGCGGCCGAACTCGACGTCTCACATCAGGCGCTCTCCGAACGGCTCCGGCGAAGTCAGGCGGCACTCATCAGCGCGGAGCTATCCGGCGGACTCGACTCGAGTCCGATCGATCCGTAG
- the ppc gene encoding phosphoenolpyruvate carboxylase, protein MQLHNRGVRQDVRELGALLGDVLEAQTSRDGFETVESCRRAAIDYRSGDLESREPLVAELEGLSPHKQRIVARAFTTYFELINLAEERERVRSIRTESHEGTLEDSLESAAAELGEADLETVKEVLEDVLIEPTFTAHPTEARRKTVKAKLRAIATRLETLDERLLTEKEAAQVWRDVDAEVTSLWQTPQVRNRQPEPEDEARNVQWYLENTLFDVVGEVYDELDVAIDEAVDGTLEIPKLLEFRSWAGSDRDGNPYVTPEVTEATLERQRDVILENYRGELKRLSGVLSQDGHRIDVGEAFRASLEDDRDRLSGSAKTAEVRYPDEPYRQKLKLMRERLDRVGDVRPGGYSKIDELQSDLELLARSLRDNGAESVVEAHVDPIRRQVATFGFSLASLDLREHQAKHTDAIAEALEREGIDYHGLSEDDRVELLTDAIVQDEPIVDLSAIDDLSPDSARVLRLFDSLADWQTEFGVEAIDTYCISMTEEPSHVLEVLFLADQADVVSLPEHCGIDVVPLLETEYALSGARRIMGTLFENEAYSQALEARGHTQEIMLGYSDSNKENGFLAANWSLYKNQRRLGDICTEHDVTMRLFHGRGGSISRGGGPMNEAMLALPNSTVTGQVKFTEQGEAIAEKYGNPRIAERNIEQMLNAQLRARLYAMDQPEEAIDDEWVEAMETMADAARQEYRDLLESDGFVRYFEQATPITVIEDLNLGSRPASRSGERSVEDLRAIPWVFSWTQSRCILPGWYAIATGMDAYLEAGGSVGTLQDMYEEWPFFRSTLDNAALSLSRTELEIADHYAHLADEDLRERFFPRLTAEYERATDLVTTIGQREQLHTRDWLGEHLERRNPYVDPLNLLQTYLLRRTHRTDIEERTLRLTVKGIAAGMKNTG, encoded by the coding sequence ATGCAACTTCACAACAGGGGTGTTCGCCAGGACGTCCGCGAACTCGGTGCGTTGCTCGGCGACGTTCTCGAGGCACAGACCTCACGGGACGGTTTCGAGACTGTCGAATCCTGTCGACGCGCGGCGATCGACTACCGTTCGGGCGACCTCGAGAGTCGAGAGCCGCTGGTGGCCGAACTCGAGGGGCTGTCGCCGCACAAACAGCGCATCGTTGCACGGGCGTTTACGACCTACTTCGAGCTGATCAACCTCGCCGAAGAACGCGAGCGTGTCCGTTCGATTCGCACGGAATCACACGAGGGAACGCTCGAAGATAGCCTCGAGAGTGCAGCTGCAGAACTCGGCGAGGCCGACCTCGAGACGGTCAAGGAGGTGCTCGAGGACGTCCTCATCGAGCCGACGTTCACGGCCCACCCGACGGAAGCCCGTCGGAAGACGGTCAAAGCGAAACTACGGGCCATCGCGACGCGTCTCGAGACTCTCGACGAACGGTTGCTGACCGAGAAAGAAGCCGCACAGGTCTGGCGCGACGTCGACGCCGAGGTGACGAGCCTTTGGCAGACGCCACAGGTCCGTAATCGCCAGCCCGAACCGGAAGACGAGGCCCGAAACGTCCAGTGGTACCTCGAGAACACCCTGTTCGACGTCGTCGGTGAAGTGTACGACGAACTCGACGTTGCCATCGACGAGGCGGTCGACGGCACTCTCGAGATCCCGAAACTCCTCGAGTTCCGCTCGTGGGCTGGCAGCGACCGTGACGGCAACCCCTACGTCACTCCCGAGGTGACCGAGGCCACGCTCGAGCGCCAGCGCGACGTCATCCTCGAGAACTACCGCGGAGAACTCAAGCGCCTCTCGGGCGTGTTGAGTCAGGACGGCCACCGGATCGACGTCGGCGAGGCGTTTCGGGCCTCGCTCGAGGACGACCGTGACCGCCTCTCAGGAAGCGCCAAAACGGCCGAAGTGCGCTACCCAGACGAGCCCTACCGACAGAAGCTCAAGCTCATGCGCGAACGACTCGATCGTGTCGGTGACGTTCGGCCGGGCGGCTACAGCAAGATCGACGAACTGCAATCGGACCTCGAGCTTCTCGCTCGAAGCCTGCGCGATAACGGCGCAGAAAGCGTCGTCGAGGCCCACGTCGACCCGATCCGCCGGCAGGTGGCCACGTTCGGCTTCTCGCTCGCTAGCCTCGACCTGCGTGAACACCAGGCGAAACACACCGACGCTATCGCGGAAGCCCTCGAGCGCGAGGGAATCGACTACCACGGGCTCTCGGAGGACGACCGCGTCGAGTTGCTAACCGACGCGATCGTACAGGACGAGCCTATCGTCGACCTCTCGGCGATCGACGACCTCTCCCCCGACTCCGCGCGGGTCCTCCGGCTGTTCGACAGCCTCGCAGACTGGCAGACGGAGTTCGGCGTCGAGGCCATCGACACCTACTGCATCTCGATGACCGAGGAGCCGAGTCACGTTCTCGAGGTGCTCTTTCTCGCCGACCAGGCCGACGTCGTCTCGCTGCCCGAACACTGTGGAATCGACGTCGTGCCGCTGCTCGAGACGGAGTACGCCCTCTCGGGTGCCCGACGAATCATGGGAACGCTCTTCGAGAACGAAGCCTATAGCCAGGCGCTCGAGGCCCGTGGACACACCCAGGAGATCATGCTGGGATACTCCGACTCGAACAAGGAAAACGGCTTTCTGGCGGCGAACTGGTCGCTTTACAAGAACCAGCGGCGTCTCGGCGACATCTGTACGGAACACGACGTGACGATGCGGCTGTTCCACGGCCGTGGCGGATCGATCTCCCGCGGTGGCGGCCCGATGAACGAGGCGATGCTCGCATTGCCCAACAGCACCGTCACGGGCCAGGTCAAGTTCACCGAGCAGGGCGAGGCGATCGCCGAGAAGTACGGCAACCCCCGTATCGCCGAGCGCAACATCGAGCAGATGCTGAACGCCCAGCTGCGTGCCCGGCTGTACGCGATGGACCAGCCCGAAGAAGCCATCGACGACGAGTGGGTCGAGGCGATGGAGACGATGGCCGACGCGGCTCGTCAGGAGTACCGCGACCTCCTCGAGAGCGACGGCTTCGTCAGATACTTCGAGCAGGCGACGCCGATCACCGTGATCGAGGACCTGAACCTCGGCTCGAGACCGGCGTCGCGAAGCGGCGAACGCTCCGTCGAAGACCTGCGGGCGATCCCGTGGGTGTTCTCCTGGACGCAGTCGCGGTGTATCCTGCCGGGCTGGTACGCCATCGCCACCGGGATGGACGCCTATCTCGAGGCAGGTGGCTCCGTCGGGACGCTTCAGGACATGTACGAGGAGTGGCCGTTTTTCCGGAGCACGCTCGACAACGCCGCGCTCTCGCTCTCGCGGACCGAACTCGAGATCGCCGACCACTACGCACACCTCGCCGACGAGGACCTCCGCGAGCGATTTTTCCCGCGACTCACCGCGGAGTACGAGCGGGCCACGGACCTCGTCACGACGATCGGCCAGCGCGAGCAACTGCATACCCGTGACTGGCTCGGCGAACACCTCGAGCGGCGCAATCCGTACGTCGATCCGCTGAACCTCCTGCAGACGTACCTGCTCCGTCGAACGCACCGAACGGACATCGAGGAACGAACCCTCCGGCTGACCGTGAAGGGAATCGCCGCCGGGATGAAAAACACCGGGTGA
- a CDS encoding GNAT family N-acetyltransferase, giving the protein MRSRESLEFGHEDRKQLYEYVERHGAVDPVDARKSLDIDPVGFRHHVAILKRDGRIAEIDGTLRVTIDAGAEEEYVSEDLEFHIRPARQEDLTGIVGAIRQVAEEKTYIEAESVADEVDHQDALLRYNELESRMFFVATVEDEVVGWVHLYAPELEKLSHTAELTVGVLEEYRGHGIGAHLLSRGLEWAGSTGYERVYQSVPSTNEEAIAFLEAHDWEIEAIREDHYKLNGHSVDEVMMAVDL; this is encoded by the coding sequence ATGCGATCACGCGAATCCCTCGAGTTCGGTCACGAAGACCGCAAGCAGCTCTACGAGTACGTCGAGCGACACGGCGCAGTCGACCCGGTCGACGCCAGAAAGAGTCTCGACATCGACCCCGTCGGCTTCAGACACCACGTCGCGATCCTGAAACGCGACGGACGCATAGCGGAGATCGATGGCACGTTGCGGGTAACGATCGACGCTGGCGCCGAAGAGGAGTACGTCTCCGAGGATCTCGAGTTCCACATCCGGCCGGCCAGACAGGAAGACCTCACCGGAATCGTCGGCGCGATCCGGCAGGTCGCCGAGGAGAAGACGTACATCGAAGCCGAGAGTGTCGCCGACGAGGTCGATCATCAGGACGCGTTGCTCCGGTACAACGAACTCGAGTCACGGATGTTCTTCGTCGCGACCGTCGAGGACGAGGTCGTCGGCTGGGTCCACCTCTACGCGCCGGAACTCGAGAAACTGAGTCACACGGCCGAACTCACCGTCGGCGTCTTAGAGGAGTACCGCGGTCACGGCATCGGCGCGCACCTCCTCTCGCGTGGCCTCGAGTGGGCCGGTTCGACCGGCTACGAGCGGGTCTACCAGAGCGTTCCCTCGACAAACGAGGAGGCTATCGCGTTCCTCGAGGCGCACGACTGGGAGATCGAGGCCATCCGAGAGGACCACTACAAGCTGAACGGCCACTCCGTCGACGAAGTGATGATGGCCGTCGATCTGTAG
- a CDS encoding YbjQ family protein, which produces MYISNTETVPDREIVEVLGIARGNTVEAKNAGRDFTQGLRNVFGGELKAYSELLGKARDVAIERMEEDAAEMGADAVVNVRLETSQITEGGSEVLAYGTAVRLR; this is translated from the coding sequence ATGTACATCTCGAACACCGAAACGGTCCCCGACCGCGAAATCGTCGAAGTGCTTGGAATCGCCCGCGGGAACACCGTCGAAGCCAAAAACGCAGGTCGTGACTTCACGCAGGGCCTCCGTAACGTCTTCGGCGGCGAGCTCAAGGCGTACTCGGAGCTTCTGGGGAAAGCCCGCGACGTCGCTATCGAGCGGATGGAAGAAGACGCCGCCGAGATGGGTGCCGACGCCGTCGTCAACGTCCGCCTCGAGACCTCCCAGATCACTGAGGGTGGCTCCGAAGTGCTGGCATACGGCACGGCAGTACGGCTCCGGTAG
- a CDS encoding potassium channel family protein has product MNEWRRRIALTLVAVASIVVSYAVVYQWTLATFEGVEITFFQSVQTVVEVLTTAGFGGDTDHWNHAAVNLLVIAMNVSAVLFVFLALPLFAVPMFREALETEPPTSSRMTNHVIICGHSARDDVLSEELEDADVPYLYVEDDREEVRSLREQGIEAVYGDTEQVATFEAVNAAEARAVVADIDDEVNPTVILSAMRANPELQIVSVARDTDVAPYHRIAGANQLVEGPQVLGEGLGMRAVTSFAEKFRAYVDVETELQVTELLVEENSMLVGETLGDTTVFDELDATVIGGWFDGKFVVSPGPETTIEENSILLVAGHYEDLSELKARPLPTHGDDPERVVVCGHGVVGRAVTETLDRQEIDYDVLDVDPHAGTDIVGDVTDPSTLAEADVENARAAVLALDEDTTTIFATLVLQQLAPDLEIIARVHDHDNVWKLYNAGADFVLSMSVVTGKLLASHLIDGKEILTPQAEFEFVRTKAPALAGRTLAEVDVRSKTNCTIVAVERGDDLLTDLGGDFEIEADDVLIGSGSADATEEFVEFVH; this is encoded by the coding sequence ATGAACGAGTGGCGCCGACGGATCGCGCTTACGCTCGTAGCCGTCGCCTCCATCGTCGTCAGCTACGCCGTCGTCTACCAGTGGACCCTGGCAACCTTCGAGGGCGTCGAAATCACGTTCTTCCAGTCGGTCCAGACCGTCGTCGAGGTTCTGACTACTGCCGGGTTTGGCGGTGACACCGACCACTGGAATCACGCGGCCGTGAACCTGCTGGTGATCGCGATGAACGTCTCTGCTGTCCTGTTCGTGTTCCTCGCACTCCCGCTGTTCGCGGTCCCGATGTTTCGAGAGGCTCTCGAGACCGAACCGCCGACCTCGAGCAGGATGACGAACCACGTCATCATCTGCGGTCACTCCGCCAGAGACGACGTCCTTTCTGAGGAACTCGAGGACGCGGACGTTCCGTACCTCTACGTCGAGGACGACCGCGAGGAGGTTCGATCCCTCCGGGAACAGGGAATCGAGGCGGTCTACGGCGACACCGAACAGGTCGCCACATTCGAGGCCGTCAACGCTGCTGAGGCCCGTGCGGTCGTCGCGGACATCGACGACGAGGTCAACCCGACCGTCATCCTCTCAGCCATGCGAGCAAACCCCGAGTTACAGATCGTCAGCGTCGCCCGCGACACCGACGTCGCGCCGTACCACCGAATCGCTGGTGCAAACCAGCTCGTCGAGGGGCCGCAGGTCCTCGGCGAGGGACTAGGCATGCGGGCCGTAACCTCCTTTGCAGAGAAGTTCCGGGCGTACGTCGACGTCGAAACCGAGCTTCAGGTGACCGAACTGCTCGTCGAGGAAAACAGCATGCTAGTGGGCGAGACGCTCGGCGACACGACCGTATTTGACGAACTCGACGCAACCGTCATCGGCGGCTGGTTCGACGGCAAGTTCGTCGTCTCACCGGGTCCTGAGACCACGATCGAGGAGAACTCGATCCTGCTGGTCGCTGGCCACTACGAAGACCTCTCGGAACTGAAAGCGCGACCGCTGCCGACTCACGGCGACGACCCCGAACGGGTCGTCGTCTGCGGCCACGGCGTCGTCGGCCGGGCCGTTACAGAGACGCTCGACCGACAGGAAATCGACTACGACGTTCTCGACGTCGACCCACACGCCGGAACGGATATCGTCGGCGACGTCACCGATCCGTCGACGCTCGCCGAAGCCGACGTCGAAAACGCTCGAGCGGCCGTACTGGCACTCGACGAAGACACCACCACAATCTTCGCGACGCTCGTCCTCCAGCAGCTAGCCCCCGACCTCGAGATCATCGCCCGCGTCCACGACCACGACAACGTCTGGAAACTGTACAACGCCGGTGCGGACTTCGTGCTCTCGATGTCGGTCGTCACCGGGAAACTGCTGGCCTCACACCTCATCGACGGCAAGGAGATCCTGACACCCCAGGCCGAATTCGAGTTCGTCCGGACGAAAGCCCCCGCGCTCGCCGGCCGGACACTGGCCGAGGTCGACGTCCGCTCGAAGACGAACTGCACGATCGTCGCGGTCGAGCGCGGTGACGACCTCCTGACCGATCTCGGTGGCGACTTCGAAATCGAAGCGGACGACGTCCTGATCGGCTCGGGCAGCGCCGACGCCACCGAGGAGTTCGTCGAGTTCGTCCACTAA